AAATCTTGGTTGGAGTATAACCACCGACGATCCTTCGTGCCGTATAATCCATCTAATTCAATCTGAGAAGTTGTTGATGATGCCTTACCCATATTACATTAGCATTAGACGTTTTAACTTGTCCTTTAAAGTATGTGCAGAAGGTTACATTTTCTTAATGTTTTGTTTCCTGTTTATACATAATGGTGGTTTAATCATTTCTTGTTTAGACATTACGTGTTTTATTTTAATAGATGACTATACTATCAACTTTGAAGTTAGCATTTATCATTTTTAATTCGTAACAGTTTgtatgtctatttcatttcagtttAATGGAATGCTGGAACAATGActtgttaaatgacgaaaatgaagaagaggaaactcaagaaaataaggaacggATGGCACTATGTCGAATAGCATGTAAGAGTATATTGATATATTATAAGAAATACATTTGTAAGGAACCATGTCGTACATCTAAACGCACTGGGAATATATTTATCCAAGAGATATTACATGAAAATGAGACTCGGTGTTATAAAAATTTTAGATTGAGGAAGTCAGTATTTCTTGATTTAAGCAAAGATCTAACTGATAAATATGGTCTTAAACCCACGCGTGGGATGTCTGTCTATGAAGAGTTAGGGATGTTCTTGATGATTTATGCACATGGTGCCGGAAATCGATTAGTACAAGAGATTTTTCAACATTCAGGAGAAACAATTCATAGGCATTTTCATAGTGTTCTAAAGGCCATTGGTAAGCTTGCAAGAGACATAATTCAACCACATCCAAGTTATAATGATGGTGTAGGAGATCACAAGCCATGTAATCAACGATATCTCCCTTTCTTTAAAGTAAGTGACAtacttaataattatattattatatttttacatTTAAAATCAAAAAATTACTTAGTGTAAACTTATATTTAGTTTATGCATGTATATATTTTTAGGATTGTATTGGAGCACTTGATGGCACACATGTGAAAGCAAGATTGCCTCAAGGTCAAGAGATACCATATATTGAGCGTAAAGGTTATCCAACTCAAAATATTCTTGCTGTTGTCGACTTTAATATGTGTTTTACATTTGCATGGGCTGTGTGGGAAGGAGCAGCTCATGATAACCGTATATTTGGTGAGGCACTTCGTAGACCCGAACTGAATTTTTCACATCCATCCGGGGACAAATATTATCTTGTTGATGCAGGATATTCACACATAAAGGGATATATGGCTCCATATAAAGGGGATAATGTGAGATACCATCTTGCAGAATTTCGTCGAGGTGCGACACGACAATTGCGAGCACCAAATGGACATAAAGAAATGTTCAATTATTTGCATTCTTCTTGCAGAAACATTGTAGAGCGAACATTTGGGGGTATGGAAAGCAAGGTGGTCTATTTTGCGAGATATGCCTTTTTTATCATATTGACACTCAAAGAGATATCGTATTAGCTACAATGGCAATTCACAATTACATTAGAAAGAAATGTAAGGTGGACAATGCATTCCAAGAAGCTGAGAATGAGAGATATGTGCCACGTGTTGATCCTGATATTGGAAGATCCACAAGAGTCAACGTTGCAGATGAAGAAAATGTAGAAAATCAAGGAGATGATAATATTTGGATGGCAATTCGTGATATGATTGCTCAAGATATTTATGATAGTTGAATGTTTATTCTTATTTATTACAAACAATACATATTAAGTGCTTGTTTCTTCTCTACAAACACTGTGTGCATTATTTAAAGTTTTCTTCTTAACTTTTGTTAATTTATACTCCACCCCTTCTAATTTATGATTGTATACTTATCATAacataaattatatttataaaaacGATATTATCTAAtcatttttataattaaaataacatgaTAAATAGATAGAATCTATGtagaatctaaaattttgaagaaaataacgTTTTTAGTAGTGTAAATTGTTATAAGGTCATTTAAGTTATTTTAACATAAAAAGAGCTTATCAGtactttttaatcaaacagtttCAACTGCTTATTATTAGTTTAATCACTTTTATCCAAACATGTAACTGCttattttttaaatcattttCAGCACTTAAAAGTGTTTTTCAACACTTAATACTTATCAGCTACTCTAAATCAGCTAAGCCAAACGGGCTCGTAATTTTCTTGCACAAATTTTAATAGTTGAGTAACCTATCAGAAACCACTCTAGATACATCCGTAACaacttcaaaaagaaaaaagaaggaaaCAATGGTTTCCACTTTGAAACAAGAAACTACTAAGGGACCaacaatattattttattgtttttcCTTAGAGATAACAGTATGGGTAGGGAAGTAATGCATATTCAATGTGCATTTTCATCTTTATAAATCTGCCGAATTATTTTTGTCTTTATCCAAAATATCACATTCCTTTTAGGAAATCCATTTTCTTTTTAGTGGTGTAAAAGCATTGAACTTCCCATCACATTAGTTCTGCCATTTTTCATTTTCCCTCTTAGGCTCAAAAATAATGTCTCTCAAGTTTCTCAATCCTCTGTTTGATTCTTTTCCATGGCATTTGCAGGAACCAAATATTGAGCAAAATGGTGTCTTTTTCTCCTATATTCTTGGAATTATAGCTTTACTATGGTTTGTTTGGATTTTTATCAACAGGTCAAAGAAGGAACAACTCCCATTGCCACCAGGGCCTAAAGCTTTGCCTTTAGTAGGTAATCTCCTCTCTCTTGATCCTGAACTCCACACCTATTTTGCTTCTCTTTGCCAAATTTATGGTCCCATTTGTAGACTATGGCTTGGTAAAAAAGTTGGTATTATTATTACTTCTCCTGCTTTAGCTCGTGAGATTCTTAAGGATCAAGATACAATTTTTGCTAATAGAGATGTGCCTGCTGCTGGTAGAGAAGCTACATATGGTGGTAAAGATATAGTTTGGACTCCTTATGGACCAAAATGGCGCATGTTGAGAAAAGTTTGTGTTCGTGATATGCTTAGTGGTTCTACTTTAGATTCTGTTTATACACTAAGGAAAAAAGAGCTTAGAAGGACAATTAGTTACCTCTATAATCAGAAGGGTGTAGCAGTGAATATTGGTGAACAGATGTTTTTGACTGTGCTTAATGTGATTACAAGTATGTTATGGGGTGGTACAGTGAAGGGAGAGGAAAGATCTAGTCTTGGTGCAGAGTTTAGGCTTGTTGTGACTGAGATGACTGAGTTGTTAGGTACTCCGAATGTGTCCGATTTCTATCCGGGCTTGGCTAGGTTTGATTTGCAAGGTGTGACAAAGAAGATGAAGGTGTTGGCAAAGAGATTTGATAGGATATTTGAGACTATGATTGATCAAAGACAGAAAATGGATAGAAATGGTGGGATAGGAAGTGGTGTTGGACAAGAAAGCAAGGACTTTTTACAAGTTTTGCTTAAGTTGAAAGATCAAGCAGATGCGAAAATGCCTCTTACCATGACTGAACTCAAAGCCTTACTCATGGTATGTTTTTGTCATTTGTGCATATTCTACTAGAGTATACAGGAAAAGTATGTCACTTTCATTAGACCTGATTAGAAAAAACAGAAAAAAGTCTGTTACTTTCATTAGATGTGATGTTGGTTGTTTCCTTCTAAATGTGATTTTACAAATGAACCAGAAAGAAATCTTATACGGCATTAGTCATAAATGCATTATTATTGAGTAGTCAAGATTGCATTTGTCTTCAACAGTTCTTACCTTATCTCTATGGATGAATTATTGGCTCATATTGATCATGATGGCAGATATTCTTTTAGTTATAAATTATAATACAAGATTGAAATCAAATAAAAGATAAAGTGGGACTGTAAATTTATCGAAGAATTACTTTGGCGTATGAGAAATAAACTTAAAAAGAATCAAATTCATAATTCATGTCTAATGAACTGTTGGTTGCATACTTACATTCTTCTACTATTGGAAAATTCACTTTCAATATATGTGGTGCTGATTTCCTGGTTTGCATTTGCGTTTAAACAATCCATCTTTGGTTATTATGGATGAAAAAATTGGATTATAGTGATATTAGTCATAAGAAGAGGATCAAATGCTAATAAAAGTGAAAGATGGTTTGTAAATTTATTGAAGACTTATTGCGGCATATAAGAAATAAATACAAGAATAATCTGATTCATTTATTCATGTCCTGAACTGTTGGTTGCTACCTAGTTATTAGAGTACAGTAAGAAAAGAGCCGGAAACATTAGTATCAGACAACATATAAAGACTTAACTGTGTATTAAGACTGAACCTTGAAATGAATTCCAACATGCAGTTCTACAGAATATTCCTTTTGTTGTACATGATAATAACTTTAAATACCATGAACAGGATATGGTTGTTGGTGGAACTGACACAACCTCCAACATGGTTGAGTTTGCCATGGCTGAAATTATGAACAAACCAGAGGTACTGAGGAAATCACAACAGGAACTAGAGACAGTTGTGGGCAAAGATAACATAGTGGAAGAGTCTCATATTCAGCATTTACCATATCTCTATGCAGTTATGAAAGAAGCCTTGCGCATGCATCCAGCTCTCCCACTGTTGGTGCCTCATTGTCCTAGTGAGACAGTCACTGTGGGAGGATACACCGTTCCTAAAGGATCTCGTGTTTTCATAAATGTATGGGCAATACAGAGAGATCCCTCTATATGGGAAAATCCGACTGAGTTCCTTCCAGAGAGATTTTTGGACAGTAATTGGGACTATAGTGGAAATGATTTCAACTATTTTCCATTTGGTTCTGGCAGGAGAATTTGTGCGGGGATAGCCATGGCAGAGAGAATGTTCATGTATTCACTGGCTTCACTCATTCATTCTTTCGACTGGAAGTTGCCTGAAGGAGAGAAATTAGACCTTGAAGAGAAGTTTGGGATTGTTTTTAAGAAGAAACTGCCTCTGGTGGCTATACCTACTCCAAGATTATCCAATCCAACTCTCTATGAGTAAAATAAAAGATGCATCTCTATGTTGGCAATGGTCTTATGAACAACTCAAAGTTCTAATGTTCCATGTGAAACTAGTTCCATGACTCCTTTAGTATTATATACTGAATTGAATTTGAGATATCAATACATGTATATCATTTTATTTGGAGTACGTAAATGATTTCATACCGTTCCTTGTTTAGTTTGtgttcatataaagaagatatggtTGGCATCTCCCTGATAGATATGTAAACACCCCTTGAACAAATTGTGAGATATATTGAAAATAAATCTTTATCCAAGTTTACATCAaacacatattatattatacaatgCATATGTAGATTTTAATGCGCTAAACCAAATGTCCaatcacaaatacaaatattataataattatgtTGCTTCATAATGAATCCTTATATTAAGTCGTGTACAAGTTATCTTATCTAACCATGATCATAAACTCTGATATTTAtgcaaactaaaaatgttgtgtACTCTTTTAAGAGGTTGATTAATATGCTGAATTAGTATTTGAATTAAACTGGAAAAAACTTACTGCTGTTAGTAGCTCTAAAAATAAGGGCAGATTGGATTTTTCCGAGGAGATGTGAGATAAACTCCAGATTAGAGTGATCTGCGCCTCAATCAACTGAAAATAAGCATGGCATGCTTCTTTAGAGAAACTGCATATTCAATGCATACATgacaattttttttcttctttttgcccaaacaattaaaaaaaaaagaaaaaagaaggaaagaaGTGGTCCCTATTTAGAAACAAGAAACAATTTGGGACCAATAGTACATTGTTGTTTATTTCCCTTGAAGTAACAGTATGAGTGTGGAGGTATCTATATTCATTTTCATCTTATGGGACTGTCAAACTACTAATTTGTCTTGATCCAAAATATCTGTCTTCAGAATTCACCATTTTCTTTTAAGTGGTGTTAAAGCATTGAGCTTCCAATCACGTTGGTTCAGCCTTTTTTCTACACCACTGCTCTTTCTAATCTCATTTTCCTCTAAGGCTCAAATAATGTCTCTCAAGTTCTTCAAACCTCTATTTGATTATTGGCCGTGGCGTTTGCATGAAGCCAATATTGAGCAAAATGGTATCTTTTTCTCCAATATTCTTGGAATTGTAGCTTTACTATTGTTTGTTTGGATTTTCATCAAGAAGTCAAAGAAGGGACAACCCCCATTGCCACCAGGGGCTAAAGCTTTGCCTTTAGTAGGTAATCTCCTCTCTCTTGATCCTGAACTCCACGCCTATTTTGCATCACTTTCCCAAACTTATGGCCCTATTTGTAGACTCTGGCTTGGTAAAAAAGTTGGGATTATCATTACCTCTCCTGCTTTAGCTCGTGAGGTGCTTAAGGAACAAGATACTATTTTTGCTAACGGAGATGCGCCTGCTGCTGCTAGAGAATTTTCATATGGTGGTAAGGACATAGTTTGAACTTCTTATGGACCAAAATGGCGCATGTTGAGGAAGATTTCTGTTCGTGAAATGCTTAATGGTTCTACTTTAGACTCCGTTTATGCACTAAGGCGACGGGTGTTTAGACAGACAGTTAATTACTTATATAATCAGGCAGGTTCACCAGTGAGTATCGGTGAGCAGATGTTCTTGAATGCTCTTAATGTGATTACGAGCATGTTATGGGGTGACACAGTGAAGGGTGAGGAAAGAGCTAGTCTCGGTGCAGAGTTTAGGCTTCTTGTGACTGGGATGACTGAGCTGATAGGTACTCCGGATGTTTCGGATTTTTACCCGGGCTTGGCTAGGTTTGATTTGCAAGGTGTAACAAAGAAGATGAAGGTGTTGGCAAAGCGGGTTGACAAGATATTTGAGACCATTATTGATCAAAGACGGAAAACGGATAGAGATGGTGGGATGGGAAGTGGTGTTGGCCAAGAAAGGAAGGATTTTTTACAGGTTTTGCTGAAGTTGAAAGATGATGCCGATGCCAAAATACCTCTGACCATGTCTGAACTCAAAGCCTTACTCATGGTATGTTTTGTCATTTGTGCATTCCACTGTAGGAAAAGTCACTTTATCAGATCTGATGTTGGTTGTTTCCTTCTAAATGTGTTTTTCCAAATCATAGTCATTACTGCATCATTACCGAGTAGTCAATATTGCATTTGCCTTCAACAGTTCATACCTTATCTATGTGGATGAATAATTGGCTTACACTGATCATGATGGCGGACCTTCGTTTAGTTATAATAAAAAGATCGAATCAAAGGAAAGAGTGGAATTGTAAATTTATAGAAGAATTTTTTGGCGTATGAGAAATAAATTGAAGTCTTTTTCGAAACTACTGTGATTATGATTTccttgagctgagggtctatcggaaacaacctctctaccttcacaagataggggtaaggtctgcatacattaccctccccagactctaCTTGTGGATTACACCGGGTATGTTGTTGTCGCTGTTGTATgagaaataatttaagaaaatcagATTCATAAACTCATGTCCTGAACTTTGGTTGCATTCTTCTACTATAGCAAACTTCACTTGAAATGGATGTGGTGCTGCTTTCTAAGTTTGCATTTGCGTGATAAACAGTCGATCTTTATTAATTATGGATGAATAATTGGCTTAGTGTGATATTTTAGTCATAAAAAGAGGATCAAATGCTAACAAAAATGGAAGATGCGATTGCAAATTTATCAAAGAACTGATGTGGCATATAAGAAATAAATACAAGAATCAGACTCAAGTAATCCATGTCCTGAACTGGTGGTTGCTACCTAGTTATTGGAGTACACATCAGACAACATGTAAAGACTTAACTGTGAATTCAGAGTAAACCTTGAACTGAACTCCAATATGCAGTTACAAAATACTGAATTGTTGTTGTACATGATAATAACTTTTACAAATACCATGAACAGGATATGATTGTTGGTGGAACTGACACAACCTCCAACACGGTTGAGTTTGCCATAGCTGAAATTATGAACAATCCAAAGGTCCTGAGGAAATTACAACAGGAACTGGAGACAGTTGTGGGCAAAGATAACATAGTAGAAGAGTCTCATATTCAGAACTTACCATATCTCTATGCAGTTATGAAAGAAGTCTTGCGCATACATCCAGTGGTCCCACTATTGGTGCCACATTGTCCTAGTGAGACAGTCACTGTGGGAGGATACACCATTCCTAAAGGATCTCGTGTTTTCATAAATGTATGGGCTATACAGAGAGATCCCTCTATATGGGAAAATCCGACTGAGTTCTATCCGGAAAGATTTTTGGACAATAAATTGGATTATAGTGGAAATGATTTCAACTTTATTCCATTTGGTTCTGGAAGAAGAATGTGTGCGGGAATAGCCATGGCAGAGAGGATGTTCATGTATTCACTGGCTTCACTTATTCACTCTTTCGACTGGAAGTTTCCCGAAGGAGAGAGAGTAGACCTTACAGAGAAGTTTGGTATTGttttgaagaagaaaattccTCTGGTGGCTATACCTACTCCAAGATTATCCAGCCCAACACTCTATGAGTAAGATAAAATATGTTGCTCTATCCTGGCAATAATCTTATGAACAACTCAATGAAAAATCAGAAGGTTCCATTGTTAATTCTATCTGAAATGGCTAATGGCTGTGACTCCTTAACTATTGTATACTGTAccaaatttgaaataataatacatGTGTTACTTCATCAGAGCACTTAAAATAACAAAGCATGATACTGTTACTTCTTTAGTTAGTTTTCCTATTAAGGGAGAGATGATTGGCATCTCCCTGATAGATATGCGAGCAGCCTTCTAGCACTGCATGGATATTATAGAAAATAAATCTTTTTCCAATTTTAAATCAAACACATTTTACATTATACAATGTATACATTGATTTTAATGCAATGAACCAAATAGCCAATGACAATTACATAGTTGTGTCTTATGAGCACAGAATTGTGGCCTTCCAATCGTGGGATTTTTACCATTCCTCCGCCCCAATATGCATCACCAGCTTACTGAATTGTCTCAAAGCTTGATGATACAGTTGACACTATTAGAAAGTCATCTTGGCGTGGAATCAGGGGCGTACCCAGGATACTATTAGTGAAATTCGGAGTGGTGCAGTTTCTTATATATCGGGTAAAAAGCTTAGATCTACATTTCGTCTTGGAGCTTCGTAGTTTTATAATATAGTAAATAGATATCTAAAGCATATACATTACTcactccgttccaatttatgtgaatctgtttgactggacacggagtttaagaaaaaatgaagacttttggaatttgtggtccgaAACAAGTCAAAAATGGGCCCAGAgtatttatgtggttataaaagcttctcattaagggtacaattgtaagtttaagctaaattattaccaaatttagaaagggatcaTTCTTTTTATTGTTATGTTTTTGAAGCAACAGCATGGTTGGGAAGGATGTAGTGTATATTCATATTCATCTAGTTTGTCTGCTGGCTTTCAAAAGGTCCTACTTTAGGGTAAAAAAATGCCTATTTCCATTACAGCCTTGCTTATGATATGTTATGTCACATGTGCTTTAAAAGTCACTTTCTTTTGATTTGATGTTGGTTGTTTCCTTCTTCTAAGGTGTTTTAACCTTTCCTTTTGCCCAGCTCAAATCAGTTATAGTGGTTCAAACTTCAAATCAGTAACAGTCAGTGCTCCATTATTATTGAATAGCCAACATTGCATTTGCCTTCAACCGTTCTTGCCTTATCTATATGGATGGAAAAATTAGCTTCTATATTGATAATTGGCTTCATTTCAGAAGTTAATTTTAGAAGCAGCGCTAAGACTATCTTCCCACTAAACATGGCTTTAGCACCTCTAACCGAGCTTGGTCTTGCAGCTCTCACCCTTTCAATTGTATTCCTAACAATTCTATGGTACAAAAGGACATCAAATATACCACAGAAGACAGAACCTAGGTTGCCACCAGGGCCTCGTGGCCTTCCAATTGTGGGATTCTTACCATTCCTCCGCCCCAATTTGCACCATCAACTTACAGAATTGTCACAGAAGTATGGTCCAATATACAAGTTTTGGCTAGGAAGCAAACTATGCATTGTGTTGAATTCACCATCCTTAGCCAAAGAAGTGGTTCGTGATCAAGACTCTGTTTTTGCCAACCGTGACCCTTCTATTGCAGGATTGCTGGCCACATATGGTGGATTAGATATTGCACTTTCTCCCTATGGCTCCTATTGGCGTGATATGCGCAAACTGTTTGTGAGTGAGATGCTAAGCAACAGGAACCTTGAGGCTTGTTATAGTCTTCGGAAACACGAGGTCAGAAAGGCAATCAGAAACGTGCATACCAAGATTGCCTACCCCATTGACATTGGTGAATTGTCTTTTGTAACTGAAATGAATGTAATCATGAGTATGATCTTTGGCAGTAATTTTGTAGAGGAAAAGGAGAAGCATGCAAAAGATGGAGCTGAGTTCAGGGAATTGGTGATAAAATTTCTTCAAATGTTGGCAAAGCCAAACATATCAGACTTCTTCCCTATGCTTGCCAGGTTTGATTTACAAGGAATACAGAAAGAGATGGAGGCTCTCTTGAAGTCTGTTGAACGTATATTGGACCCTGCCATAAACGAATGCATGAAGATGCTTTCGGACAAAAGAGAGAGTAAAATTCAGGGGAATGCTAAGAAGGATTTTGTGCAGATCCTATTAGAGCTAATGGAGCAGAAAAATATTGGTATATCAGTGGACTTGGTGCAAATAAAGGCCATCTTGCTGGTAAGTTATATGGTCTGTAACTATTTTTTTTATCATTGCTTGTCTCCATAAAATTGGTTGTCCTAAGAATTCCATTATTTAGTTTACGAGAAATCAGTCTAAAGATTTAACAGTGATACAAACTTATTTATCATGTCTATTGAAGCACCCAAGAGTGTGGCCTAGCGGCCATTGATCAATGAAGCGGGTGCAAACCTTGAAAACAAAGGTTCAAATCCCATCAGAGACAAAAAATGTTAGTAGATGATTTCTTTCTATCTGCCTAAGATATGGTTGGTAGAGCTATCCAATACCTATATTGGTGGGAGGTAGCTGGTACCCTATGAAATTAGTCGAGGTGCATGCAAGTTTGCACGAACACCACTATTTATTGAATGCGGAATCAATGTGATAAATAGTGAAGAAAAATGAGAATGTTTTGATTTCATAATCAAGATGCATGAATCGCATAATTAGTTAGAATAGTCTTAAAAAGATGCACATATATATACTGAAACATGAATGCCACATCCCCCCTACGGGTAGAAGCAGGCATTTCAAATACTGGCAATGACTAAATTCCTTTTCCATGAGTTTCATATATGTTTCTGCATTGTAGGACATTGTGATTGGTGGGACTGACACTACAATCACGATGGTTGAATGGGTAATGGCGGAGCTTCTGAATAACCCAGAGGTAATGACAAAGGTGCAAAAGGAGCTGAAAAATGTAGTAGGGATGAATAACATTGTTGAAGAATCCCATTTACCAAAACTACACTATCTTGATGCAGTTGTAAAGGAGACATTTCGTCTACACCCTGCATTACCACTGCTTGTCCCTAAGCGCCCAAGCCAATCTGCAATAGTAGGTGGATACACAATACCTGAGGGAACTAAAGTACTCTTGAATGTTTATGCAATTCATAGGGATCCTTAAATATGGGAGAATCCATTGAAATTCCAGCCTGTTAGGTTCTTGAGTCACTCTACAAATTTTGACTTTGCTGGCAATAATATGAAGTACCTTCCATTTGGATCAGGGCGGAGAGTTTGTGCTGGCCTTCCTTTAGCAGAGAAAATGCTTATGTTTATATTGGCTTCGTTGCTGCATTCCTTTGATTGGAAACTCCCAGAGGGCGAAAATGTTGACCTTTCAGATGGATTTGGACTTGTCGTCAAGAAAAGTAAAAGGCTATTCGCCATTCCTACTCCGAGGTTATCAAATTTAGAACTATATCAATAAAAACAAGAAGCTATTAGGGAAAATGTTTATAGATGTTGAAGAAGGGGTACATGATCTTTCCCACTGGTTGTTGTATTTATAAGATCAACATGTATTATTGTGTATTAAATATTGAAGTTCAACTTATGTACCTTGCATTTTAAATAACATATGTACATTTAATGTAATGATATTATCAAAGGAGGATAATTCCATATTCAACTATTCTGAAATTGGTTATGGCTGCAAGGTTATATTTGTTTTTAGTTGCAATTGCTTCTTTTTAATCTATATCTGTCCTTAGATAATCTGCATGCAATATATTTTAGTACTTGTTTCTTTTGGAGGGCGTGTAGTATTCCCTTTAGTGTGGAAAAATATATTCTACTTGAAATACAAATGCTAAAACAAAAATGCGCGAGACACCAATAGAGAGATTTGAATTGCTGGCTGGAAACTTCGACTACTATACCCCCTGGCACTACATTGACTTTTTCGTAATCATTGCTCTCTTTAATACAAGCAAGTTTTCATTCAAGTCTCTCTTTGCACAATGTAATTTTGAAATTGGCTTTTCTTTGCGGCACTGACAGTCTAATCTAGCGTACAGAAGAGATTTTCAGTGCGGAGAGTAATCAGATAGAAGTAGGTTGTTTACATTACACGCCTTCTCAAGACATCTCAGGAAGGCGCCACATAACAGTTGGTTAGTACTCAACATGAAGATAAACTAAACCTGGTTATTAGGTGAATGCAGCTCTTTTCTGTACAGGGATCATCAAGAACAAACTAACTGCTCATGAAAACCATTTTCCCAACCAAAAAGGTATCATATTTCCTTTTGTAATATAAAATCAAGTCTATAACTTACTACTTTGAATAGAAAAACAAATTGTAGTTATTTATAAGCTTAACTCTAATAGTTTATCCGTCTACTATTAATTGTTGCTGACTGCTGACATTGCCGTGGTAACCACCAAATTTATCTTGGGCTTACTCTAGTAATATTCACCTAACCAGTgaaaatgccaaaaaaaaaaaacaataaaaagTCCAAACTGTTTAAGGAAGATAATGTGAATTTATTCATTACTTGATAATCCGATGGAGTGTATTCTAAAAATAAACAACAACATACCCTGTAAtcctacaagtggggtctggggagggtagtgtatatgcaaaccttacccctacctcgtggagatagagaggctgtttccgaagaccctcggctcaaggacaAAATGAATATTCCATAACTAA
The DNA window shown above is from Nicotiana tomentosiformis chromosome 8, ASM39032v3, whole genome shotgun sequence and carries:
- the LOC104092053 gene encoding flavonoid 3'-monooxygenase CYP75B137-like, coding for MSLKFLNPLFDSFPWHLQEPNIEQNGVFFSYILGIIALLWFVWIFINRSKKEQLPLPPGPKALPLVGNLLSLDPELHTYFASLCQIYGPICRLWLGKKVGIIITSPALAREILKDQDTIFANRDVPAAGREATYGGKDIVWTPYGPKWRMLRKVCVRDMLSGSTLDSVYTLRKKELRRTISYLYNQKGVAVNIGEQMFLTVLNVITSMLWGGTVKGEERSSLGAEFRLVVTEMTELLGTPNVSDFYPGLARFDLQGVTKKMKVLAKRFDRIFETMIDQRQKMDRNGGIGSGVGQESKDFLQVLLKLKDQADAKMPLTMTELKALLMDMVVGGTDTTSNMVEFAMAEIMNKPEVLRKSQQELETVVGKDNIVEESHIQHLPYLYAVMKEALRMHPALPLLVPHCPSETVTVGGYTVPKGSRVFINVWAIQRDPSIWENPTEFLPERFLDSNWDYSGNDFNYFPFGSGRRICAGIAMAERMFMYSLASLIHSFDWKLPEGEKLDLEEKFGIVFKKKLPLVAIPTPRLSNPTLYE
- the LOC104092054 gene encoding cytochrome P450 93A3-like; its protein translation is MEKLASILIIGFISEVNFRSSAKTIFPLNMALAPLTELGLAALTLSIVFLTILWYKRTSNIPQKTEPRLPPGPRGLPIVGFLPFLRPNLHHQLTELSQKYGPIYKFWLGSKLCIVLNSPSLAKEVVRDQDSVFANRDPSIAGLLATYGGLDIALSPYGSYWRDMRKLFVSEMLSNRNLEACYSLRKHEVRKAIRNVHTKIAYPIDIGELSFVTEMNVIMSMIFGSNFVEEKEKHAKDGAEFRELVIKFLQMLAKPNISDFFPMLARFDLQGIQKEMEALLKSVERILDPAINECMKMLSDKRESKIQGNAKKDFVQILLELMEQKNIGISVDLVQIKAILLDIVIGGTDTTITMVEWVMAELLNNPEVMTKVQKELKNVVGMNNIVEESHLPKLHYLDAVVKETFRLHPALPLLVPKRPSQSAIVGGYTIPEGTKVLLNVYAIHRDP
- the LOC138891447 gene encoding cytochrome P450 93A2-like, with the translated sequence MLRKISVREMLNGSTLDSVYALRRRVFRQTVNYLYNQAGSPVSIGEQMFLNALNVITSMLWGDTVKGEERASLGAEFRLLVTGMTELIGTPDVSDFYPGLARFDLQGVTKKMKVLAKRVDKIFETIIDQRRKTDRDGGMGSGVGQERKDFLQVLLKLKDDADAKIPLTMSELKALLMDMIVGGTDTTSNTVEFAIAEIMNNPKVLRKLQQELETVVGKDNIVEESHIQNLPYLYAVMKEVLRIHPVVPLLVPHCPSETVTVGGYTIPKGSRVFINVWAIQRDPSIWENPTEFYPERFLDNKLDYSGNDFNFIPFGSGRRMCAGIAMAERMFMYSLASLIHSFDWKFPEGERVDLTEKFGIVLKKKIPLVAIPTPRLSSPTLYE
- the LOC117275744 gene encoding uncharacterized protein yields the protein MPNLQDKLQENSKYKKFRNKDLSLIWFRYDALFTDIIATGERARAANQEQESEVGVRNDVYDNDIEQWNDERSDESHDLQNMDSITFPEPSLRKRKSIDGSGSSSQKEMQHAFLKLSTDEARKSCLMECWNNDLLNDENEEEETQENKERMALCRIACKSILIYYKKYICKEPCRTSKRTGNIFIQEILHENETRCYKNFRLRKSVFLDLSKDLTDKYGLKPTRGMSVYEELGMFLMIYAHGAGNRLVQEIFQHSGETIHRHFHSVLKAIGKLARDIIQPHPSYNDGVGDHKPCNQRYLPFFKDCIGALDGTHVKARLPQGQEIPYIERKGYPTQNILAVVDFNMCFTFAWAVWEGAAHDNRIFGEALRRPELNFSHPSGDKYYLVDAGYSHIKGYMAPYKGDNKHCRANIWGYGKQGGLFCEICLFYHIDTQRDIVLATMAIHNYIRKKCKVDNAFQEAENERYVPRVDPDIGRSTRVNVADEENVENQGDDNIWMAIRDMIAQDIYDS
- the LOC138898097 gene encoding ent-cassadiene hydroxylase-like, producing the protein MSLKFFKPLFDYWPWRLHEANIEQNGIFFSNILGIVALLLFVWIFIKKSKKGQPPLPPGAKALPLVGNLLSLDPELHAYFASLSQTYGPICRLWLGKKVGIIITSPALAREVLKEQDTIFANGDAPAAAREFSYGGKDIV